The window CATAACAATACCAAGAAGCACTGTATGACTAATTGCATCCGCCATCATCGCCATTTTACGCAAAATCAACAGTACTCCCATAAGGCCACAGGAAATCCCAACAAGAGATGCAGTAAGTAATATCCATGCAGTATAGGTCATGATTTCCCCTCCCTTGCAATAGAAGTGTTTAGGGATAGTTGTTTGATCTCTTTCTTTTTATTGCGGAGCATCATATATTCGATAACCATTCCTTTTTTAATTCCAAAAAATAAAGAGATTAAGAAAATACACCCTGATGTAAGAACTATAAAAGGTCCAGTAGGCCATCCAGCACCTAGTGTGCTAATGGTTGTTCCGATAGCACCTGAAACACCGCCAAATATAGCCGATAACCACATCATCACCTTAAATGAATGTGTCCAATATCTTGCGCTTACAGCAGGAATAATTAGTAGGGCAGACATCAGGATAACTCCAACCGCCTGGATACCAATCACTATGGTTAAAACAAGAAGTATTAAGTAAAGCACATTCATTCCTTTAATTGAAAAGTTAAGCCCTTTCGCAAAATGAGGATCAAACAAAAATAATTTCCATTCTTTAAAGCCGGCAACAATCACTAAAATTATTGAGAAAGCAAGAATTAGCATCATGATTACATCTGATCCAATCATCGAAGCTGCCTGACCAAATATAAAACTATCGAGACCCGCCTGATTTCCACCACTACTTCGATTTACTAATGTAAGAAGAACCATTCCTCCACCAAAAAATACGGCTAGAATCATTCCCATTGCAGTATCTTCAGTAATTCGAGTAGCCGTTTTTATCGTCATGATGAATAATGCTCCAAGTAAGGCGCTAATACTTGCACCTATAATTAAGATAAAGAAATTCTTTTCATGGAATAAGAGAAAACCGATCATAACTCCAGGTAGAGCAGCATGTGATAGAGCATCACTCATTAAGCTTTGTTTTTTCCAATAGGCTAAACAACCAATCAATCCAGAGGCGATACCTAGAACGAGTGTGCTAAGGAAAACCCATTGAAAGTTACTAGACAGGAGAATTGACAAGGCCAATTCCCTCCTTCAGCCAACGAACAGTTCCACCATAGGCTTTTTCAATATTTTCTGTTGTGAATGTATTATGGACTTCACCATGTGCCACTACTGAACGGTTTAAAAATAACACTTGATCGAAATAGTCTTCTACTGTCTGAAGGTCATGGTGGACTACCAGAACTGTTTTCCCTTCGTTCTTTAACTCTCTTAAAATAGTCATAATCGCTCTTTCGGTCGCAGCATCTACACCAGCAAGTGGCTCATCCATAAAATATAAATCTGCTTCTTGGATTAACGCTCTTGCTAGAAAGACCCGTTGTTGTTGGCCTCCTGACAATTCACTGATTTGCCGATGCGCATAATCAGCCATTCCTACTTTTCTTAATGCATCCAGCGCTTTCTCTTTATGTTTTTTTTTCGGCCATTTTAACCAACCAATTTGCCCATACATTCCCATCATCACTACGTCCAATGCATCGGTAGGAAAATCCCAATCTACAGAACCACGCTGTGGAACATACCCTATTCTGGTTTTCATCTTTTTTAAAGTCGCATCAAAAAATGAAACATTTCCAGATAACTTAGGATGTAGATCCAGTAAAACTTTTATTAAGGTGGACTTCCCAGCACCGTTAGGACCTACAATACCCGTAAGCGAACCTTGCTTAACTGAAAACGACACGTCATTAAGAACTGTATTTTTTCGATAGGCGGCACTCAGTTTTTTCACTTCAAGGACATTCATCAGTTACCACCTCCTGATAACCCCTTATAAATCGTTTCAACATTGTGACGATACATCCCCAAATACGTCCCTTCTTCTGTACCTGCATCCCCCATAGCATCGGAGAATAGTTCACCACCAAGGTCGACTTTTAATCCATCCTTTGCAGCACCCTCGATTACTGCCTTGATCGAATTTTGATTTATACTGCTTTCCACAAATACTGATGGGACCTGCTTTTCAATTAACAGGTCAACAGTTGATTGGATATCTGATAAACCTACTTCATCTTCTGTACTTAGCCCCTGTAGACCGATAACCTCTATGTCATACATTCGACCAAAATATCCAAATGCATCATGTGCAGTTACTAATACACGTTGCTCATCAGAAATACTGGATAACTTCTCTGAAGCATCTGCCTTTAGTTCATCAATTTTAGCAAAATAATCTTGTTTGTTTTGTTCAAAATAACCGGCATCGTCAGGCGAATATTCTTTTAAAATTTCTGTTGCATTATTTAACGCATCCTTCCAAATGTCTAAATCAAACCAAATATGGGGATCGATTGCCCCTTCCTCATCTTCCAGTAATCGACTTTCGTCAATTGATTCTCCTAGAGCTAATGTTGTTTTTGTTTCTTCTAGTTTTGCGAATATATCAGTCATATTCCCTTCAAGATGAAGCCCGTTGTAAAAAATCACTTCTGCATTTTGTAAAGTAGTTATATCTCCTTGTGTTGCTTCATACAAATGGGGATCCACTCCAGGTCCCATCAAGCTCTGAACCTCTACACGTTCACCACCAATTAGTTGAATCGGTTCTCCAATCTGTGCGATTGTTGTTACAATTTGAATCCGTTCATTTGTTGAATTATTCGAATTCGTACCATTTTCTTCTGTTGATGAATTGCAGGCACTTAAAAATACTACACTCCCAATACCAAACAATAGCAACTGAATAAAAGTCTTTAGTTTACTCATTTCTTCTCCTCCTTGTATTAAGGAATAATTGTTGCCTTAGGGAAACTTTTGGCGTAAAAAAATTTAGAGTTTGTTTGTACAAGCATTTTCCCCATAGACAAAAACTTTCTTTAAGGAAACTTTATGTTAGGTCATACTATTTTGTCAATAGAGGATTTTCCAAAAAAAATCGTTTTGTAAAAATTAGTTCTCACTCAACCCCTCTAATAACTTGGAGTTACTCAAGTTTATTATTATTTTATTAGCTTTTAAAAAAAGTGGAAATTAGGTAATTTTACTTATTATAAAAATAATCAAATAAAAACACTGCTACATCCAAATTGGATGAGCAGCGTTTCAAAACATTAATATTAGATTTTAAATTTATTTACCAATTCTCGAAGATTTTCGGCCAGTTTAGATAAAGACGCAGCAGAATTTGTAACTTCCTCTGTTGCGGCAAGCTGCTCCTCTGTTACAGTAGCAATTTGTCCCGCATTATCTGAAGTTACTTTGGCTAATTGTGCTACCTCTTCAATGGAAGCATTTACTTGCTGAACACTTGCTGATAATTCTTCAGAGATAGCAGAAAGTTCTTGTGTTTGCAGAGTAGAATCCTGTATAGAATGCTTAATAACGTTAAACGTATTACCAGTTTCTTGGGCTAAATTCACACCATTAGTTACCTCTTGGTTAGCTTCATGCATCATCTGAGCAGCTTTTTGTGTCTCAGCTTGAATTTCTTTGATAATATCTGAAATTTGATTCGCTGAAGCACTAGCCTGTTCAGCAAGTTTACGCACTTCATCGGCTACAACGGCAAAGCCCTTTCCATGCTCGCCTGCACGAGCTGATTCAATTGCAGCATTCAAAGCAAGTAGATTCGTTTGATCTGCAATGTTGGTGATTGCCTCGATAATGTTCCCAATTTCATTGGATTTACTTTCTAATTCCTGTATCACATGATTCGTTTCTGAATTTGCTTGAGAAATTGTTTTCATTTGTTCAATAACATTCTGAATAGATTGATAACCCAATTCTGTTTGTTTGGTAGATTCTACTGACGACTCAGCTACACTTGAAGCATTGTCCGCAATTTTTGTTATTGCGATAGTAATTTCATCAATTGCTATTGCGCTTTCTTCTGTATTCTTCCCTTGAACTTCTACATTTTTGGCTACGTCCGTTATTGAAACAGCCACCTGATTTGTTGCTGCTGTTGTTTCTTCTGAGCTTGCCAAAAGCTCCTCTGCCGCATTAGAAAGTTGGTTGGAAGAGATCGTTACTTCGTTTATCATCGATTTTAAGTTTTGAGACATCAGATTAAAACTAATTGCTAAATCACTTAGTTCATCCCTCGTTTTATCTTCAATAACCGCTGTAAAATCGCCCTTTCCAGCTAATTGAAGAACCGTTGACATACGGTATAACCTGCTTTTTATTCTTCTAGTGAAGAATGAAACACCGATAATAGATAGTGCAATAATCACAAGCAACACAATAAGAAAATCTTTAAATACTTTTGAAGTAATGCTATCGATTATATCCTGAGGAGCTCCTACGTATAGAATACCAACAATTTCATCTTGCGCGTTTTTTAGTGGCATATAGGCTGCTTGATAAATAGTCCCTTGCACATTCGCTTCACCTAAATACTTCTCACCTTTCCCAATCACTACGTCCGAAACTTGTTGCGAAATTTGCGTTCCAACAATTCGTTCTCCATCCTTCATGACATTCGTTGCAACACGAGTATCCCCTTGAAAGATCGTCACTGTATCACCAGTGTCTTCTCCAATAGCATCTACTATTTCGGTATTATCATTAATTACGGTAGAGCCTTTATAGAGCTTATTATCTTTAATTTCCCAGTAACCAGGATATTTACTATCAATAAAGTTAGAAGAAAGCTTCAAATCACCATCTGCTTTTTGTATCGCAAATTGCTTAATACCTGCACTTACTTCATGATTTACTACAACACCAATAACTGTTGAAAGCAGAAGTATAATACCGATGACGATTATATTTATTTTAGCACCTAATTTGATCTTCATATGTTACATCCTTACCATCATTTTTATTATTTAAGAAAAATCTTAATATTTTTATGTTTGTATTACGCAGGCGATTGAAACGTCCAATAATTATTTAGTAGAAAATTAACAACTGGAATCACTAGAATGGTAACTAATTCTCCGATAAAATAATGGAAGTCAAATATATGAACAATGACAAACATTAGTAAAAAATTCAAGATAAATCCTATTGTTGACACGGTCATGAAACGTAATGCTTTCTGCTGAGTAATACTACTTCCAAACGTATACTTTACGTTTAGGAAAAAAGATACAATGGTCATGATGATAAAAGAAACCGCCGAACCCAACACAGGATCCATATGCAAACCTTCAATAAAAACAAAAACTGAAAGAAAATAGATTAACGTACTTATACAACCTACCAAACTATATCTCATAAACTTTACGAATACTTTACTTAATAGCATAGTTTCCCTCTCCGACTCATTTCTTTATAGTGACCACTCTATAAAAACCCTTTCCATTATTCAAAACGCAATTTACTCCCAATTACTTTCCTTACAACACCTTTACTTAAGAATGTTTTATGAGGAAGACTTTGGCGATTAATCAATACTATTAATTGCAGGAATATAATCGGTAAAAATGATTTTTTGTACGCTAGGTATTTGGGCTCCCAGTCTGTTGCAAATTTTCCTTTAAACTCTTTTAAACCTTTAAAATTGTACTTCTTATTCCCATAACGATAGACATAATGAATCAGCTTTTCACTAATAAATGAATGTTTGCAATTACCTACGTTGGCTAGCGGCGCCATTCCCAAACTACATTTCTGAAAGCCAGATTCTTTTGCCCATAAAATAATATTTGTAAACAACACATCCATTGTCCCATGAGGACTCTTCTTACAGTTTCTCATAAGGTCGATAGTTATTGTTTGTCTGTAATCTGTTGCTAAAGTGGCAAAAGCAATCACCTTTCCTTCTGTATTATGTAAAAGCGCAATCGGAAAGCGTGAAACATAATCCTCGCAAAAAGAAACTACCGAGAATCCCTTCTCAGTTTCACCACCGAGCCAACAATCTGAAATTTTCTTAATCTCGGAAATGAATTTAGAAGAATGTGGTGGTTCTACAACACAAAATGTAAATCCATTCCGCTTAAATTTATTTAATCTAGTTCGTAGCTTCGCAGTCCTTTTTCCCTCTAAAGTAAACTGATCGAGATTTATAAGCGCTTCTTCGCCTAGCTTCATAAATCGAAATCCAGCCTCATGATAGAGTTGCATATAGCGAGGATTCACTTGGTAATAAATAGGTTTTACCCTATTCACTTTACAGAACTCATTGAATTCTATAATGGCTGTGGGGAAAATAGATTCATCCCCAATTGGGTCGCCAAGTACTACATATTTATCGAAAATTTGTTTATACACAATCAACACATTCAAATCTTTCGTCCAAAACTGTTGTTTATCTTGTAAAAAAATTAGATGCGATACATGGTTACCCCCGTTTTTCTTTAAAAAAGGGATTAAATCATCATACTGAACGTGTACCTGATTTTCTGATAAACCTCTCTTTATACGGTTTTTTTGAGAGTTAGAAACGAGGTTTTTCATAGAAACCATGGGTATTTCCTCCTGTTAAAATTACAGCATTATCTTTGTTGATAATATCACATAGTAAGTACTGTTCATAGATAGCAAATAATAACTAATATTTTCTATTTGTCATAGGAGAAAGATTGGAAGAATTTAACCATAAAAAAACTAAAGTCCTAGTATAAACAATTGATTTTATTTCTCGATATATCATTAGAAGATGAATGTTATGAAAATCTATTAAATATCCGAACTAACAAAGGAGAATACAGCATGAAATGGATAAAAAATTTAAAACTTAATCAAAAGTTCACCTTACTTTTGATTGTTACTCTTCTGAGCCTTTTATTAATTGGTGGAATTAGCTTTATTCAATTGAACAAAATGGGAAGTAAATTGGAAGATATGTACGATAACAAATTGACACCGATTGAAACAGTTAGTGAATTGAAAAATAATTCACAGTATGTTCGCTTAGCCTTGATCGAATTAATGGTCAATACGGAAAGTGAACGTAATGAGGAACTTTTGACAGCGATTGATGATCGGATTACAGCAAATCGTGGTCTATTGAAATCCTACAACTCGGATGATTCAAAGGAGTTGGAGTTATTAGATCAAATAAGTGAATTATCTAAGGCATTCTCTGGGTATCAAACAGAAATTCTAGATTTAGCGAAAAATAACCAAAATACAGAAAGCTACGCATTATATGTTGCCAAAGTGGCTCCAATCTTAAATGAGATCGATGAAGTGTACACAGAAATTATTAAGCTAAATAGCGCGGAAGCCAAATCAGTTAATGAACAAAATGAAAAAGATATTCACACATCAACAATCATTTTAATTGCTGTCATTGCGATTGCATTAGCTTTATATGTGGGATTAAGTTGGATAATTGCTAATGTGATTTCAAAACCAACGCAAGAAATGGAACAATTGATGAAAAAAGCACAGCAAGGGGATCTGACTGTTCTGAGTACTTATGTATCGAAAGATGAAATGGGCTCACTTGCACATTCATTTAATCAAATGCTGACTCAATTAAAGAGCCTGATTATGAACGTTCGTGAATCGTCCGATCAAGTTGCAGCATCATCTGAGCAGTTAATCGCTAGTGCGGAAGAAACAAGTAATGCTTCCCAACATATCGCAGAAGCAAGTACTTATCTTGCTGCTGGTGCTGAAGATTCAGTAAAGCATACAGAGGAGATATCTATTTCTACGCAAGAAACAACAGCGAGTATAAATTACATTGCTAATTCTATTTCGCTAGTGTCAGAGCATTCTAATGCTACTACGGAAGAATCAGAACGAGGAAATATAGCCTTAAATAAAACAATTGAGCAAATGAAATCTATTAATAATACTGTCCTTGCTTCATCAAGTGTTATTAAAGATCTAGGTAGTCGCTCATCAGAAATTGAAAAAATAGTAGGTGTCATTTCTGGCATTTCTGAACAAACAAATTTATTAGCTTTAAATGCAGCAATTGAAGCAGCACGAGCAGGTGAGAATGGTAAAGGCTTCGCGGTTGTAGCCGAAGAGGTTAGAAAACTAGCGGAAGAATCAAGACGTTCTGCGGAGCAAATAACCCACCTCATTTTGGACATTCAAAACAATACAATGGAAGCTGTTGCTTCAATGGACAAATGTACATTAGAGGTAGAGACAGGGCTTCATTTAATCAATGAAACAGGAGAATCCTTCGGTAAAATTGTCCTTTCAGCAACAGATGTATCGAAAAAATCAGAAGAGGTTTCTGTTACTTCAGAGCAAATCGCAGCATCTGTTGAAGAAATGAGCCTCAAGATTCAAAATATTACTCAAAGTGCTGAGGTATCTTCTGCAAACTCTCAAACTGTGGCTGCAGGTGCTGAGGAACAGCTGGCGTCAATGGAAGAAATTACGGCTTCAGCTCATGCACTTGCCAAAATGGCTGAAGACCTACGCGGTGTTGTAAACACGTTTAAAATCTAGAGTTTTTTAAGTATCGCTTTTACCTCAATTGTTAGTATTCAATAAAACAAAACAAGTGGAGAAAAACGCATTGTTTCTCTCCACTTGTTTTTTGCGTACCAGGTACATAAACAATTCTGAATATTCTAATTTAAATCAAACTTTTATAATTTGAATCTTTTAACTGCTCCGTTTAGGTTCTCTGCCATTTGAGATAGGACATTTGCAGAGGATGTGATTTCTTCCATTGTAGCGGATTGCTCTTCTGAGGAAGCGGCGACATTTTGGATGTTCCCTGATGTTTGGGTAGAAATAGAACTTAAGTCGTTCATGGAGCTTGATATATGTTGTACACCTTTGTTCATTTCTGCAATCTCATGATTAATTTCTAGAATTTGATTGTTAACACTGTTAACCGATTCCAAGATATGACTGAAATCTGCACCAACGTGTTCAAACGAAGAAACACTGTCTTTCAATGTATCGGAGCCAGCAGCCATATATTTCACAGCATTGGTTGCTTCATCTTTGATCACTTCAATTTTGCTTCTAATATGGTTGGCCGCCTCTTTGGATTGGTCCGCCAATTTACGGACTTCTTCTGCAACAACTGCAAATCCTTTTCCATGTTCGCCAGCTCGTGCTGCCTCAATGGAAGCATTTAAAGCGAGCAAATTTGTTTGATCTGTTATTTCAGTGATGATAGTGACAATATCACTAATTTCTTTTGTATAATCACTTAATCGATTGACTACCTCTGAAGTTTCTTGAATCGTTTTGTATGTGATATGAACCTTTTCAACAGCCTCTTCAATTACTTTACTACCATTTTCTGCAATATTGGTTGTGTTTTGCGAATTATCGGTTACTAAACTTAAATTGTCAGTAATCTGTTGCATGCTACCTGAGATATTTGTTACGTTATCATTCATATTCTCAATATTCGTTACTTGATTTTCGACACCGCTTGAAACTTCTTGAATTGCACCAGTAATTTGATTGATCGATTGGCTTGTTTGTTCAGCACCCGCCATAAGTTCCTGGGATGTTGCTGCAACTTGCTCACCACTCTCAGAAATGGAAGCAATCAATTCATTTAGGTTTTGCACCATAGTTTGAATACCTTCAGCTAATTGAGCAATTTCATCTTTGCCTTTAACATGGAGCTCATTCACAGATAAGTCCCCATTCGCAACACGGCTTACATAATTACGTAATAAAAGTAGTGGATTAATAATCTTTTTGCTTACAAAAAAGGCTACAATCACACCTATTATGATAAATATTAGCGAAAGTATAATTGAAATCATTAGAATAGTCGAATATAGTTTTTGGATAAACGATGCATCAAGATCAATTCCTACCATCATCTCCGTCCCCTCAATCGGAGCGGAAATTGATTTATGAATCCCATATTCGTCTTCATAGATATCGCTAATTTCAGTTGTCCCTTTATTAAAAGTATTATTCATTTCCTTTGTTAAAGCATATTCCGTTCCATATAAGTCATCACCGTTAACACCGACGATATAACTTTTATCCCCTTTTTGTGTCAAAACATAAGCTAATTCAACAGACTCATATTTTTCTGCATAGTTATTAAGTGTGTTCAACAGCTCTTGATACTTTTCTTTGTCTCCATTATCCGCCTCTTCCACAACAGATGGGTCAATTTCTCTCTGGGCCTCCTGCACCAACAATTCTAGATTCTTTTCAAATTGATCTAAAACCTGGTTATTTACAATACTCTGTGAAAAGAAATATAAAATAGTACTGAAGGAAATAGAGATAATCGCAATTGGAACAATAAAACTTAATATATATTTCATCAGGATTGAATGCTTAAATTTAGATAAAAACTTCATTTGGTATTTCCTCCAGTTCCGTAATGGCATTTTCAATCGCATCGATAATGTGGTCTAAATGCTCTAACGTTGTATAAGGGGAAATCGAGAAAAACTTAGCCGCATAAATTGGATATCGTTCCTTCGAATCACTAACATCCACCAAGCACTGTTTCTTAGTATCGCCAAAGAAGACATCTTCACGATTTTTTCCTAAAATCTCAAATAATTGATTATTCAATTCGTTTGTCTTTTTAATCTCCTGAAGAGTTGTTTTTCCACTAATTTCAAGATTCCAGATTGGTTTACTTTCATACAATCTGAAAGTAGTGATTGGCCCAATAGCTTTGTCATTGGTAATTCCAATCCTAGGAATCTTCGATACTAATTTTTCTCTGAAAGCTAGATTTACACGAATATAGTTAGCTAGCAATTGTTGGTATCCTTCCACCCCAAAAGCTAATAATGACGCATAAATCGAAACAGCACTTCCCATTCTTGAGCACTCTAATGTATAGCCGGTATGATAGCTTCCGTATCCACGATTACCGACATATGGTGTGTCAAATTCTTCAAGGTCTAACAAGCCAAAATCCTGTCCATTTTTTACTAAATATAAACTTGCGTTATAAGGATTTTGTCCTAGTTTATGGAAGTCAAAACAACAGCTATCAGCTAAATAAATATGCTTCATTCTTTCATTGATTTTTTCTAAGCTTGTTAATACCTTTTCTTCAAATCGAAGTGGATTTTTTGCAAAATCATATTCACGGAAGAAACTATAGAAGCCACCCATTGCTGAATCTGCATGAATATGTATTGGTTTTAATCCGTACTTTTCTTCCATTTCTGTCGAGAGTTCTTTAATCGCTTTTACATCATCGATTCCAAAACTGTCTGTTACACCTGTTGTTGCAACAATATAAACCGGAATACCACCTTTTTGAATGACCTCTTCCAATTTATATCTTAAGTCAGATAAGTCCATTGAATGATCTGATCCAGCTTTAACGGTGATTAAATGTTTGCTGCCGATACCAGTTGCTTCTACAGATTTTAATAAGCTGTAATGGGCATTTTCAGAAGCAAAGCAATATAGATTATTTGGAATACCTTCTTCATTTGAATTTGGAAATTGCTTCACAATGGCAAGACGCAGTCCATTAAAGACAGCCCCTTGACCACCCCAAGTTGTATAACCCCAGCTTTTTTTAAAGTCATATCCAACTAGCTTTGACATCATAGAAATAACTCGAACCTCAGCTTCGGTAGCAGCTGGTCCATAAACATCCCATAAACTGTTTGAGTTCAATAACGATGTTGTTAACTGACCGATAATTCCAGCCATGCTTGCTACTGGGATCGAGTTGGTTACATAATTTCTAGTTTGATAAGGACTTCCTTCTGAAAGGCTTATTAACTCTTGCACTACCTTGTCCATCCCAATACCTGATTGAGGTGTATATGTATTTTCAATAATGTCTTTATAAAAATCGTTATTCTTATCTTGAATATTACCTAATGTGGATTTGTTCGGATCTTTTAGATGATCGATATTCTCTATTAAATTTTTAATATAATTTAAGAATGCTTCTTGTTGCAGCTTATTTCCATCCTCACTCGGAAATAGTTGCTGTACACTTTTAAAATCCATTATTATTCCTCCAATAGCCAAAGATTTTCTAAAATTTTCCTTTATCAACCTAGGAATATCTCGAATACGGAAATTTACCTATAAAAAAATCCCTAAATAGGGATGCAAAATGTTAAAAAGGATGCGATAAATTGCAACCCAGACAATAAATTCGTAGCTTTGCGTCCCCATTTTTCAAT is drawn from Lysinibacillus sp. SGAir0095 and contains these coding sequences:
- a CDS encoding pyridoxal-dependent decarboxylase, whose product is MDFKSVQQLFPSEDGNKLQQEAFLNYIKNLIENIDHLKDPNKSTLGNIQDKNNDFYKDIIENTYTPQSGIGMDKVVQELISLSEGSPYQTRNYVTNSIPVASMAGIIGQLTTSLLNSNSLWDVYGPAATEAEVRVISMMSKLVGYDFKKSWGYTTWGGQGAVFNGLRLAIVKQFPNSNEEGIPNNLYCFASENAHYSLLKSVEATGIGSKHLITVKAGSDHSMDLSDLRYKLEEVIQKGGIPVYIVATTGVTDSFGIDDVKAIKELSTEMEEKYGLKPIHIHADSAMGGFYSFFREYDFAKNPLRFEEKVLTSLEKINERMKHIYLADSCCFDFHKLGQNPYNASLYLVKNGQDFGLLDLEEFDTPYVGNRGYGSYHTGYTLECSRMGSAVSIYASLLAFGVEGYQQLLANYIRVNLAFREKLVSKIPRIGITNDKAIGPITTFRLYESKPIWNLEISGKTTLQEIKKTNELNNQLFEILGKNREDVFFGDTKKQCLVDVSDSKERYPIYAAKFFSISPYTTLEHLDHIIDAIENAITELEEIPNEVFI